CAGGAAACCCAATTCTATAACCAGCTCCTTCACTCATTAAACCAGTGGTTGGCACACCAGAACCAAACCCAGCTACATTTGGCCACAACCCAGTTGGTAGATTAGACCTAGAAGCTCCTTCACCGCCACCAATTCCCCAATTCGGTGGTCTACCACTACTAGACCCACCACCGTCTACAAGGTCATGACTGATCATTAAACCAGCAGTAAGAGACCCaccttgatgatgatggttagAGACAGAGGCAGCAGCTGAAGCTAAAGCAGAGGCAGGTATGGTTCCTGAACCAGTGGCTGCAATAATAGAGGGCTCAGCTTGTTGAAGCAGCCACTGGATAGTCTCACCATCAGATTTGTGACCCAATTCTCTAGTCAGTTGAAAAATCCTAGCAGCACAGAGAGCAGGCATCCTGATTCTCCGACCTCTACCTTCGACTTTAGTGTGCCTGTCTTTGTTAGAGCTTCTCTTAGGACCAAGCTGGTTCAGGTTCTGACTCTTCTTGATagtagtgttgttgttgttgtttggttctTTGTTGTCGGAAGAAGCAGAGACCACGATCTGGAAATCTTTAATCTCAGTAGATTTGCGATTGTCGTCCTTGATGATGTCGTCGTTATCTCCCATGCCCTGGTTCCCCGGTGGTGGATGTGGATGTGATGATGGGTTCAAGAAATTTGGTACTTGGTGTCGATTTAGGTTCTTGGGATCCATCGAagccttttctttttgtgtgggGACTTCTTCAGGGTCCAGACTTAATTTAATCAAAatcctttctttctctctctctctctctctctctctctctttggatTCAATTTCAATTAAGGGTTTGTGAGAATTGTGACTTCGAGAAGAAAAGGTATCGACTTTGAGAAATTTTAgacagtgttttttttttccccttagGAATTTACGAATTtaatactgaaaaaaaaaaaacactctctCCCGTAAGATCCCGATGCAGAATGgagaagaataaagaagaggaaaaaaagttACTATCATCTTTCGATCTCACGAAATGGGtcaaaaaagaaatgagaaaacacTTAAAAGTATAAGACTttagttttgtctttttcttttttctttctgtttatttatttatttactttttgttttgttttgttggtttacaTAGAGAGAGATAGTGAGTTACATAGGTTTCTCACCAAACACTGATACTATAAAAGACCATAAACAGCAAAGTAACCAAACAAATCCGTAAAGGAAAAAAGTAATGACCGTTTCACATTTAAATCAAAGGTAATTGAGAATCTCAAAGAACTGCCACTTCATTTCCCACTAATAAATACACTCAatgactttttgtttcttttttcttgtgtaAAACACTTAATGACTTTTGtccggaattttttttttttacttttctgtAGGctaataaaaaagtaaatattttgtcAAGTATTATTTAATGGTTTGAAGGGAAAAAAGTAGTATTATTCAGtgtaaatgtcaaaaaaatattaatttttgccaaaataaaaataaatgtcaaaagaaaatcattaatttaaaattataaagtaaaACGTTAAaccttttgagatttttgatttaatgttgattaaaaaaattctatgtaTTTGTttacagaaatatatatacaaattttgtagAAAATATAGTGAGTTGTGTGGATAAGTTTTATTATCTTAGATATTGTATACTATATCattctttggatttttttttattattctttggAGTATATTGTATCATTTTGTGTTGTTCATagatgatatgctcaaatttaaacCTTATagttactctctcaaattaagagatcattgtaatacttaggggtcagATTCCACAaagactcaagtctacacaagttgatttaaattaagaaaagcaatgcaaaatattaaataaaattgtaaattcagaagatcaaaaagttaGGTCCAGAagggaatttctcagaaaattacaaaatattaaatcaatcaataaattaggattcaagcaattaaaataagatctagaactctaaactcttttgtaaaataaatcagttctcactgcaaatattatctaaatttaaaaccagaaaatccaaatctctttgtaaaattctaggttaaataTCAGCtttaaaacaagtttagattgttcacaaaattactaaatcaaatctctttgcaaaaagtaattttgttcatcaaaaggttttatcaggaaaatcaattatattctcatctcaatttattttcctaggttattaatttcAGATGGCTAATCAatgattaatatgaagaacaacctatgatgaagatctcgAAAGATAAataatcctaaataaacagatctaataatttataaaaaccctatgaaaaaacctgaacctaacaaacaaactactcaTACATGTTTAACgaataacaaaacatatttctgaataataagcaattgaaattaaaagagtaaagaggaagtttatgaattcttctatacaaagcagttcagatctttTTCTCctaaaaactctcaaaatctcacagggttgcaaaaaataaaatttgctaGAAAATCagttaaggtttttaaaacctaaaaatattatatatttgtcctaaaacacgtcaaagacttgtgttgcaattatggaaaactttatGTAAATTTTTGAAACTTCCAAAACTGGCTTCTCTCGTAGACAAacagtggtgtcgatcgacaccatcactctgaaTCGAATCCAACTTCTCTTCCTTgatgaattgctccaaaataTCTCTAATTGCTCCATCTTGCTCCTTTCATgtcaaaatcctataaaacatgtaaagactttcaaagaacctaaaaacacattaaaaactctaaaaaactccttatatcatggttaaaacccacaaaaaccatgatatatcaatagATACAAACATTGTTTTAGTGTCTCACATTTAGTTTTTACTATCAATAGTTTGGATATAAATGTTGCATAACAAGCTATCCTTTGAATAACCCGTTTATGATGTAAGTATATCTTACATATCACATATGAATTATTGTAAATCTTTCTTAAAAAGGATTATTgtaattggtaaaaaaaaaaggattattgtaaatttgtaaacaaaataaattattcataatAGTTAGacaaaattttctaatatatagtgatgtaagaaaaataaacttttaaatataaattgcaTAAAACTATGGTTTAAATTGACAAATAGCTTGTTCAAGtgataaaatatgatttttgatgTTGCCTCGTAAAAATCCttcttttacccttttttttatagcaaaaataaGATCCTTCTTTTTGccctaaaccaaaaataaaagtattcgTACATACTTACTTACGCTACTACAATAGTAGTCAAAGTCAACGTCTTCCCTAAAAAGGAAGTACGTTAGCTTAGCTAGTCTATCAAAGTAAATCAATGACTTGTTGACACTTGGCAGGTCCAACAGAGAGTTTGGTTCGCTTGTAGGGCAAGTTCTAGCGAGATTGAATTGAGTTTTAGAGTTCCATCATTTATGGACCGACAACATCAtactatctctttttttttactcgcACCTCTCGTTTCATCATAACTACTCATATGTCTTAGACTTCAATTAATCTTAATTGAGTGAACTACTCTCTAGCTTTAGTTAAAGGCATCATTCTAATATTTATGACGACCATAATCACGTTATAAAGTAATGCACTAATATTACCTGTCAAGTGTCgtcaatttagttttttttttgttcaagatTTAGGTTCAATCACTCTCCAAACCCAAGAATTTGTCCcccataataaaaaaaaatgatctataacaaaaataaaatgtattgtAGAACAGTAAAATTAAAGCTAAATAGATATGTCAAAATTTGAGAATTTCGTAAACTAGTTAGAATTAATCACCTTCAACCacgtcttttttttgttaccacTAAGAaccaaatgatatttttgtaatgttgtGTTACTTTGTcacaaatcaattatattctatCATATACCGTTGTCCGTTCTGTATTTTGTGTCAAATCTGAAACATTTGCATCCaaatatcatttttcttttgagtaTGTGTTTTACATGCATAAGATGTGCATCCATGCCATTCaaaagattttgaaaacttaaatacatataacaaattaatttaaatgtataATATCTGTAATTTCAAAACCATAATAGTTCAGTGTTTTACTGTAAATCATGTTTTAATGGTGTGTACACAAAAAGCAAAGTTACAAAATACCTACCATAACTGTAAATACATATTCCTATGAGtcattttccaattttttcatgtttgtttGGCATATAGTTATTCACTAATTACTTCAAGAGTGATATTATTTTATCGTATTGGTAATGATATcgattagtattattttttggaatatttatattaatattttttttacataatttatagttgacaattaacttttttaaaagttgacaACTAATAATCACTGTTATTGAGGTTATCAATGCCATCTTCCTCTCTAGTCTTGACGTTAGAGTCGTGATTGAAAACTTAGTGGAAGGGAAAGCATTCAGATTCAACATAGatagagaaaaatattaaatatgggTTTGAGAAAAATGCAGTATGCTATTTCTTTTCATTGTCACGTCAACAATTTCTCACCTCTAATTTCATAGtcgtttttattaaaattattgttctATTTGGTCTTGTAGTTTTAGTATGTGTCAAATAATAGGACTATCcaggaaaaacaaatattttgaattagTGCATATgaaatttttagatttaactATGCTCCAAAAATAGGAAGCACACATGAAACCATATAACAAAATGagtcaaataatttatttacattGATCAACCAATAATTTCATTCCTTAATTAGCGAACGTTTTAAAACCATTgaacataaaaattattttgctagagaatttgttattatattagcttttcacataaaaaatgtgataaaaaaaagaatttgaaattaccattatattaatttcttcaCATAACAAACctgaacgaaaaaaaaaaatttgagatgaCATCTGATGGAGTTCCAAAAAAATTGAGTATTACAAAATGCCTTCCATAATATGTTGTGAATCATATTTACTTGAAATTCTCACAATTcccaaatttaataattgagtTAGAATTATATGATTAACTAACCTTTCaactagcaaaaaaaaaatctgagtgATTGTAAAACAAGCAATTTTTCTCGCTAATTCGTAAAAGTTCACTACAGtcaaactgtaaaaaaaattatatttataaagcataattatttaataaataagtATCAATATTTAAACACATTAATActgcatatataatatatatatcataaagtGATTAAAAAGAAGATATGCAATGTTTAATGTGGTATAGCATTAGTACATAATACATATTAATTATGTGGTTTTTATTAAACATTGCATGTCCTTTGATTTCAAAGTTGTTTTCGATGTGAACATACCATAATGAAAAAATGACTATGGAGAAATGTGTATAAATGTCAATCGTATTTCATGAAGTACATGATTctaatttatacttttttcaattatttttcaatATGTTCGAAATTAGTTCAATATGATTGGTAGTCTTAATCAACATGTCCCCatcctttttatttctttttatattgaaaGTAAATATTATCAGAATTCAAACTGACACAtcctttgtttatgttttaccaCTCACCGTCATATTCATttgcttttatttgtttcaatgaTTTTAATACCTGATAATTCTCAAGAGTTTGTGCCACAATTATCTCCACCAATCGTGCCCTAATTATAGTATATCGAGCTTGGAGTATCATGATTAgaaattttacagttttaaagattattttcacttttaaaagagaaatactacaaaatattattttccaaaaatactacaaatataaaaaattgatttttcattgggtgaaattttgtttttcaggttTGAGTTGACAATTTTagatttaggatatagttttcaTGACTAAGATTTATCGTTTAGGATTTAatgattagtttttaatatatataaaattagttcAATTTTGTGgtagttttggaaaataaaaatatttttggaattaaaaactaaaagtagtatgtttgaaaaaaaaaactcagttgTTAAATTACAATAATGGTGCTCTCAAACGATTATCTAAAGATTTTTGATATCATcaaaaaatttacatcaaaatgttaattattacaaatttaatatgactagaaaataaaacataatctaTATTGTACTATTAAACTGTTCGAAACAGTATTCTCAAATCCAAACAGAGAAGACATCATTGTAAATAAATCTCGTactaaaactataattaaaaagattattATAAGTTGCGTAGTGGGTTGTATATCTATGATTAGAAACATTATTGAAATTTCTCACACTTTTGGTTCTCTCCATATCCGGTTTCGGTCTTCCAGGTcgaaacaaataaatcaataaaatcatataaaccaaATTAGCATGAACTTTGGATTGAGCTTTTGAGGTTAATTGGAAATGTATGAGTTCAATATAACATCTGTATACATTCCTTATGATTATTGAATTGAACCTAAACCCTCTTTGAGCTTATGAATGAGAGCATTCAAAGAGAACATCCCAGAGACATACAATAACATTGACTAAACAATAAAGAGATTTGCAACATTTTTTGTTCTTGCGAACTGGGATACTAAACATATCTACACAGCATATGAAGACGATTGCTTCAAATCTGGCGGCAACGAGACTCTCAGAGAAGTTTTCCTTTTGATTGTGACTCGTGGTTGCGATTATGACCGGCCATTCAGGCATCTTTAACTTGCTGAGGACGGTCCAAAGTACATACAAATGGGCGGGTTGATCCTTAAGATCGAGAGGATAGCAGACGGAATTGTCCAGATCCCGTCCCCACAGATCAGTCCTGATGCTACTGCA
The Camelina sativa cultivar DH55 chromosome 6, Cs, whole genome shotgun sequence genome window above contains:
- the LOC104790347 gene encoding transcription factor TCP20-like, with the translated sequence MDPKNLNRHQVPNFLNPSSHPHPPPGNQGMGDNDDIIKDDNRKSTEIKDFQIVVSASSDNKEPNNNNNTTIKKSQNLNQLGPKRSSNKDRHTKVEGRGRRIRMPALCAARIFQLTRELGHKSDGETIQWLLQQAEPSIIAATGSGTIPASALASAAASVSNHHHQGGSLTAGLMISHDLVDGGGSSSGRPPNWGIGGGEGASRSNLPTGLWPNVAGFGSGVPTTGLMSEGAGYRIGFPGFDFPGVGPMSFASILGGAGGNNHQMPGLELGLSQEGNVGVLNPQSFTQIYQQMSQAQVQAQAQAQGRVLHHIHHNHEDHQQESGEKDDSQGSGR